The DNA segment GTTTAATATTGTTACAATTTCATATTAGTGGTAGTATTCTAAAAAGTTCAAATTATATTACaacaatgaattattaaaatagTTTGTAGGAAACATGGACGCTGTTGAATTCTTGGCGTTATAAACCGATGGGCACTCTGTTGTGTCCTTACGTCACATTTGTGCGACAAGAGAACTTACTCAATTATACATCTAAAACTGTAGTTTTAGACACAAAATTCGCCCAATGTCCTTTAGACTACTAAACACAGACTAAGACTTAACCATACACAAATTTGTAAATTATTTGTTCTCGGATCCAAATAGAATTTATTGGGTGTTGCGCTTTCAAATTTCGCGCTGTTTGCGCCGCTACTAAAACAATTAGCTGCCAGGCTAAGCGAGATGGTTATCGATGAAGTTCTAAATTAAGCTAAAGTCTTTATAGTATTCCTTATACTATTACTATAGGCGGCAATGGAGGTGACGGATATTGGAAACAAAGATGAGGGGAAGGTTTGGCATCGAAAACCAGGACCGGGCAAGGGGTAAGTGAGGTCCGGGATGCTGGAAAAGATCGAATTAAGCACTTGGTGCTACAAGAGTGACGGATTTCTTACAGAATCTTTGTCGTCAAGAAAAATAGATAACTTGCTATATGGTGTCTTTCATAAACACATGTAAGTGTTTAAACTTGTTGCACTCCCTTCCATCTTAATGTATCAGGGGGAAAGTTGATTTGTAGGCTATAATCACAACACTGTAGGAACGTTTAAAACCTCATTAACTCAGAAAAATCAAGGTTAGTCCAATCAAAGCAGCGTTAATTAATTATTTACTATATTTGAACAGCAAAAGTACCCCGTAGTGGTTAGGAGTTGGATGAATAGTAAAAGTAACATGACACAGATAAAGAATTGATAATTCACTTTGCCATCGTTTTTAggtttgaatattttattaatgCACTGTCGCTGCAATGGAGCCAGAGGATCAGCAGTAGCATCCCTGCTGGGGTGTGTTTTTGTATGGGATGGAAGTTATTTTTCATGTGTTCCAAAAATTAGAGCGCACCTATGATCTactgaaacattttaaatccaaTGTTTCACACCCTTTTCCTTTCTCAGCTTGTTGGCGACTGTAGTCCGCACTGTTCAGCGGGCCAAGACCGTGCGGTTCCTCCATGTGGCCTTTGACGCCACAGGAGACGTCTTCCTGGCAGGGGATCACCATGGAAACATCTATGTGTTTGACATTGGCAGAAACAGGTACGACTGTGGACGAGATAACCAAAGCTTGTTAGCAAGGCCTGACCTCCTGAGTCACGTGATCGGTCTGTGGGCAGATTCCATCTGGTGCAGAAAACTGGACAGGCCTGCACTGCTCTGGCCTTCAACCTCCACAGAACCACAGAGTTGCTTGTAGCCCTGGCTGATCACACTATAAAGTGCTTTGACAAAGGTAGGATAGACACGTCTGCACATCCCTTTGTTCTTGTAGTAACAGTTCTGCCCAGCAGGAGGTTTTCTTGATGGGCGCTCATTGTTGACGAAGCCTGTTATTCTGCTTCCATCTTTCTTGCAGACACAAAGCAGATGATCAGTTGGATGCGGGGTCATGAGGGAGCAGTGTCATTCATCTCTGTACACAGCTCCGGTCGCTATGCTATCAGCACATCAGTGGACACAGCGCAGCTCTGGGACCTGGACACCTTTCAGAGGAAGCGGAAGCTCACTGTCAGACAGCCTGTTGATATTCAGAGGGTAAACATGGCATTCAGACATATAAATGAAGTCATCTTTTGAGCCCTTTAATAAAGTAGTCTGAAGTGTAGACTGCTACTCTTCTCTTCAGTTGTTATTTAATAATGTTTCAAAGCACTTCTTTAATTAACAGAGCACACCATTTGCGTTGCAGGtgttttttctgcctttcaGTAACACCATCCTGAGCTGTTTCAGTGATGATTCTATCTTCGCCTGGGAAAGTGACACACTGTCTTGCAAGTATCAGCTCCCAGTACCTGACTCTGGATCCCAAATCTCCTACAAGGCCTTTGCTGTTTCACAGTATGTCTTTCACATAATAGTCAGGAAagctgtttttgttgatttgtcTTATTTAGCAGATCACATACTATGTTAGAAACAAAATTAATTaacacaaacaggcaggcaggtactTAAACACTGGTTATTCTGAGGTGGAGTTTTTTTGGCAGTGATGGACGGAGCCTTGCTGCAGGTGGTCGTTCCAACTTAATCCATCTGTGGTGTCTGGACAGCCAACAGTTGGTGAGAGTGATCCAAATGCCCACGCAGGTCCGTACTGTCCGACAGCTGGAGTTCCTGGCTGACTGCTTTGACAGAGGAGCAAATCAGGTACAGCAAGACGTCCCTGCTCCCAACTTCttcaactttctttttttttttttcccttccctgcTTAAATTTTTTTCATGCTAAACATGTTAACAGACTCTTGGTGTGCTGAGCCAAGACGGCGTGATGCAATTTATCAACATTCAAACTTGCAAGCTGCTTTTCCATATGGGTTCCCGCCGTAATCCCATCAACACGGTGGCAATCGGCCCTAACGGCCGGCACATGGCAGCCATCATGGATAATGGCAGCATTAATGtttacaacatccagagccttaccCAGGGGATCCATAAGGTGACAGTGCCAGTACCTGCAAACAGTTTATAAAGTTTTAAGGACTATGTTGGTGAGATTTACATGTGTGTTCATTGTTGCACATGTCTGTTCAGCCGCCGTCCTCTCAGGTAGCAGTAATCTCTGGTGGTGACGATGATCAGGAATTGCCAAAACTCAAGGTCAGAGACAGACCGGACGTCCTTCAGAAATCTGCTAAGAGGTCTGGAAGGCAAAGTCAAGCAAAGATATCTCCTGGGTTTTCACTAGATGACAAAGAGGTTGGGACGACATGCAcagatgtgttgttttttttccacacgtGTGTGATATGACCACCGTGTAGACAAAGCATTTCCCCTCCACTGTTGaggttgtctgtctgtctgtcactaGAATGAACAAGCTGCCTGTCTGAATAAGAAGAGAATGGTGGCTCTGCTCAAGGAATTTGGAGAATATCCAGCTAAATACAGGTAAAAATTAATTTCTTCACAGGAATATCTGTTTCTGCTAACTGAAATTAGACTTCCATGACGGATTGTGTTCATGTTGCAGGATGTTTGTGTGGCGGTCTTTGTTGCTTCTCCCAGAGAACTACACAGCGTACAGCTGCCTGACTGATAAAGGCCCCCATTCAGCCTTCCTCACCTTACATAACAAATATCCCATCAAAAGCCACAGGCTACAGAGATGTTTGCAGAGGTATCGTTCACCTTTTTTCACATTCAATATGACATGGATTTGTGATATATGTTTGATTAATCTGCCTCTTCCTGCACTTGTCAGGGTTTTGTCTGCTTTAGCTCACTGGGCAGCCATCTTTGGAGAGGTGGAGTATCTTCCGCTGATAGCTTTTCCATTTGTCAAGCTCTTCCAGAACAACCCACTGCTCTGCTTCGAAGTGCTGGCTACTTTCATAGGTACCAGATGATGATAATAGCAAACAGAAAGATCTGTCTGTGATCTGTTGTGCAATAATGTTGTTCTCTGTGTGTACAGTAAATTGGTGTCAGCATTGGTTTGAGTACTTTCCCAACCCACCTTTGAATATCCTGTGCATGGTGGAGAATGTTCTGGCTCATCACGACAAGGAACTGCTGCAGCACCTGGTGGGCTGTGGCATCACCTCGCAGGTAAAAGACACAGCACACCTAGTGTCACATGCTTTTGTTCTATAGCTTCAATTTGGCGGCCTGTCTTCGTGCTTTGATACATCCCCGTGTATATTTGTGGCAGCTGTATGTGTGGCCCCTCCTGGAGACTCTGTTCTCAGAGGTTTTGACCCGTGATGAGTGGCTTCGGCTCTTTGACTCAGTCTTCTCCAACCACCCCTCATTCTTGCTCATGGCCTGCGTGGCCTATATCACCTGCTGCCGGGGGCCACTGCTGCACTGTACCCAAAAGCACGACTTTGAGGTAACATTCGCCATGACTTTTGGGGAACAAAGATTAAAAATTCAGTCCCTCCTTCATAAAATATTTactggatttttcttttccatttgtttcttCTCAGTATTTCTTCCACCATCGTAATACCCTGAATATGGGAATGATGATAAAGGAAGCCTACTGCATCATGGATAGCACACCGTCTGATATTCACCCCAGGAATATGCTTTCTGACTTCACGCCACTGCCCAAAGGACATTATCCGGTGTTTAACCATTACCCAGAATTCATAGTGGAATAccagaacagagagagagagaagatacGACTGGAAGAAATGGAGCGTCACTGTAAGAGGTGTGTTGGCATTGAGAATCTATTAGCTTTGCTGTTATAATGTTACTTAATCCTTTGGATGGAATCGTGCATCTGTTTAATCAGGGGGGAGGTTTCAGCGCCCCACACGGATTTTGTGCGAGGGAACGCTGAAGTGGAGACCTTTTATACGCAAGTATGTCACATGTTTTTGAGATTAATGATCATAGAAGTTTGATCTTGCATCTATAGTCTGCAATATAGATAAATATAAACCTGTGTTTTGGAATTAAAGGCACTTGAATTTGAACGGAAATTTGAATTTGAACAGAAAGAAGAGGATCACCGAAGAAATATTCTAGCACAAGAAGAGGAAAAATTAACTCGGCAGATGGAAAAGTATGTCCGATGCTCCGCTCCACCGTTTCCCTCAGGAAAATCTCAGTAGAAGGCTTAAATTTAGGCTGCTGCATTTTTGAAGGTTAGCGGCTATGAAGAGAGATCTGAAAGcgaaggagctgcaggttttgGAGCCGAGTAGTCGGCGTTTCTTTCAACAGCAGCTGGACCGGGGAGCCTCCAAGATCCAGGAGCCTGAGCAGGAGATCAGACGACTGGAACAGGTGATTTCACACAGCAATCCAGCCTCTcattcatcatcttcttctagTAAATTTCATTCCCTGTCGCTCTCCATCTGGTTATTCCACTCTTTCCTTTGCTCCAGATGGTAAAACCATTTTATACTGTAAATATCTTGAAAAAATTCAAACCAAATAATTTTCTTGGCATCAAATATCAACGTGCAGTGTTTGATTAAACaaattcaccaaaaaaaaaaacatggttcaTTTTTACAAGCTCATTTAACTTAATACATTTACATCTAGCAGTTATCACAGAATAATACATATTATGCCCTGAGATAGGTTAAATATTTTTGAGGTAAAGATGCAGATTTAGTGTTTCCGCTTTGCTGATGGAGGGACGTCTGGACCGAGAGGGTGATCGGGAGATGGCGATGAGGAGGGCAGGAACAGAGAAGAACACCGATCTGCTTCACAGCACCCACACAAACGTCCAGGTTAGCAGCACGCTGCCGCGTGAAGCCAGTGTGCTAATATTGACATATGTCAGCACTGTCTAACAACCGTTTTTGGCTGGCGTCCCCCTCATATTCTCGCATAACCGTTAACTGTATCGGCGACACACAGGCCCTGGAGGCATCCCCGGCAGAGGTGCGTCAGCTGGGCTTGCAGTCAGACTTTCAGAGCGAGGTGGGGGAGCGCCTGAAGTGGCTGGATgcggagcaggagagggagacggCGAAACTGAGGgagcttcaaaaacaaaacctggCAGAAGAGGCAAGATTGGCTGACACCATGAGAGACGTGGTGGGGAGGCAGGTAAGCAAAGGTGGAGTGCTTCTCTTTGTAGTGATACCGCCACGTCCCTCAACGTCTTTCTTTTTATAAAATACGTCATAAGAGAAAAATGACTTCAAGGACTAAAGTCGTATTAATCCGATCATCTCTGTTGTTTACAGTGGGATGAAGTGATGAACACCAGAGCTCAGGTCCAGGAGAGGAGCCGGCAACAGCTCTCAGCAGACGCAGGTATTTGGACAAACACAACCTAAACTGAGAATCTCACAGGTTTTTAACGTCACACTGTTCAGCTCTGTTGCCAGTGAGGAAGCGGCAGATGGCAGGATTTCCTCATCGACCCAGCAGGACATCTGCCGCTATGGTTGGAAGCGGCGCCGCCAGTCAGGTCGTCGGACCCAGTGTCACCACTTCCCCAATAGAGAAGGGAACCCGCATGGTGTGTCTGAACAGCAGTTCACCTTCAGGGAGCATGTCCACCAACTGTGAGTCTCACCTCGTCATGTATTCACCATAAACCGGCAACAATCGTATAAATACGGCTTAATACATTTCAAATAAACCAACGTAAATTGGCAATcatcggggggggggttgtgtgaaCATAATTTTGCTCTTTCAGTTTCTCTGGATCGAGGCCGAGCCCATCTGGACAGCAGCGAGAGGCAGCTGCTGAAGGAAGTCCGAGAGCTGAGACAGAGACTGGCCTGCAGAGCCAGAGAGGACAGCTGCGCCTCCTCACAGTCCCCTCACACGCCGCTGTCTCACCGCCACATCTGATGCCGCCCCACACGAGCCAGCTGATATCAGTCCTGATTCTCATTCCACTGCTGGTAGTCGCAGTAAAGTGGACGTCATCAGCCATGGAAAAATCATTTCTGCCCTGAATCGGCTTCTGCGCACAGACCTAAACACTGCACCCTGCAGGCTCGGGATAGAGGATCCACTCTGCGTTACTTTTATATAGATAAATGTCTCCAATCTGATGTTTTACTTGTACTtgtaatttatattttatttaactaaGTTTTGCATGAACCATTTTTGACGGCTGAAACTGTGTTTACAGTATCTTACTGTTTTTCTAAGCCCAGCTCCAGAGGGTGCCACACATGTTAAAAAGCTGACAATCGTAATAATCCTTTCCCCATCGCTGTGGTTTCGTCCTCATCTCACCAATAAATTTGTCCATCCATACATcatttctgtttcctgctgctcaCATCAGGAAACTGATGCATCCTGGGTGTGTCTGTAACTGTCTGCGCGTCTTTGCTCGTGGCCTCAAAAGCATCCAGGTGTAGTCTGACATGAGCCCTAATGAAGGCCGTTTCCTGCTCGTCACTcgtttcctctccttcccccttcaTTTACTCTGTCATCACCGGCTCCGTATCATCGCATCTTCATCGGTCGAAATTTCGATCACTTTTTGGCCCTTTCAGATTCGTTGGGCTCCGACAAAAATGACCCTTCGCAGGAGTTTCCCAAAGCCTGACACGCTGAATTGGAcgctttgtttttttgttttccaaacCGTCAGACAGTAGTTTCTACCTGCGTTAGCACTGACATGTAAATCCCCTTGACGTGCGCTCTCGCCTCACCTGTCATAACTCATCCTGTCAACGTCTTTCACCCACAGCAGGGGCGTGTCTCTTGTTCTGTGTTTACTCTTCTGCCCTTGCTGCACCGCGTGCTCCCCCCACAAGCGTGTCAGCCTCCAAGGATCGCGCACAGGCTACCAGCAGCTCATCTCGTAAAGGTTCTGCTGGGATCCACGATCCATGGATGGCAGCAGCGTGTCTGTGCTGTTGTACAAGAGGTTCATTCCTCAGGGTAAAGTGAGGCGAAGGGTTCAAGACCTCCGCATCCCCCCTGCTTCTTATATTAATTTCATAGGCAGCGATCACAGGTTGGATTTGAGCCACAATGAGAGCGCACGGATGGCCGTGGATTCCCTCCTCAGCCAGGGTTTACAGGAATACCATCaggtgctgagggaggagggagaggtggactTCCTGTCGCAGCCGGAGAAGATGTACATCATGGAAAATGGAAGAGATGGAGACACAGGTTTTGGTTCTAGTCTTGGTTTTGAAGtgaaaagaaattaaatgttTGTAGCTGTTTCAGggtattttatctttttttttatgcagCTGATGCTTCTATCTCTGATGACCAATTGGTCGGCTCATTTGTGGATTCCCAGTTTGGTACACAGTGTCCTACCCTGTCCACTGACAGTGATCCTGCTGTAGGTGTG comes from the Takifugu rubripes chromosome 7, fTakRub1.2, whole genome shotgun sequence genome and includes:
- the tbc1d31 gene encoding TBC1 domain family member 31 isoform X2, with the protein product MEVTDIGNKDEGKVWHRKPGPGKGLLATVVRTVQRAKTVRFLHVAFDATGDVFLAGDHHGNIYVFDIGRNRFHLVQKTGQACTALAFNLHRTTELLVALADHTIKCFDKDTKQMISWMRGHEGAVSFISVHSSGRYAISTSVDTAQLWDLDTFQRKRKLTVRQPVDIQRVFFLPFSNTILSCFSDDSIFAWESDTLSCKYQLPVPDSGSQISYKAFAVSHDGRSLAAGGRSNLIHLWCLDSQQLVRVIQMPTQVRTVRQLEFLADCFDRGANQTLGVLSQDGVMQFINIQTCKLLFHMGSRRNPINTVAIGPNGRHMAAIMDNGSINVYNIQSLTQGIHKPPSSQVAVISGGDDDQELPKLKVRDRPDVLQKSAKRSGRQSQAKISPGFSLDDKENEQAACLNKKRMVALLKEFGEYPAKYRMFVWRSLLLLPENYTAYSCLTDKGPHSAFLTLHNKYPIKSHRLQRCLQRVLSALAHWAAIFGEVEYLPLIAFPFVKLFQNNPLLCFEVLATFIVNWCQHWFEYFPNPPLNILCMVENVLAHHDKELLQHLVGCGITSQLYVWPLLETLFSEVLTRDEWLRLFDSVFSNHPSFLLMACVAYITCCRGPLLHCTQKHDFEYFFHHRNTLNMGMMIKEAYCIMDSTPSDIHPRNMLSDFTPLPKGHYPVFNHYPEFIVEYQNREREKIRLEEMERHCKRGEVSAPHTDFVRGNAEVETFYTQKEEDHRRNILAQEEEKLTRQMEKLAAMKRDLKAKELQVLEPSSRRFFQQQLDRGASKIQEPEQEIRRLEQGRLDREGDREMAMRRAGTEKNTDLLHSTHTNVQALEASPAEVRQLGLQSDFQSEVGERLKWLDAEQERETAKLRELQKQNLAEEARLADTMRDVVGRQWDEVMNTRAQVQERSRQQLSADAALLPVRKRQMAGFPHRPSRTSAAMVGSGAASQVVGPSVTTSPIEKGTRMVCLNSSSPSGSMSTNFSLDRGRAHLDSSERQLLKEVRELRQRLACRAREDSCASSQSPHTPLSHRHI
- the tbc1d31 gene encoding TBC1 domain family member 31 isoform X1, with protein sequence MEVTDIGNKDEGKVWHRKPGPGKGLLATVVRTVQRAKTVRFLHVAFDATGDVFLAGDHHGNIYVFDIGRNRFHLVQKTGQACTALAFNLHRTTELLVALADHTIKCFDKDTKQMISWMRGHEGAVSFISVHSSGRYAISTSVDTAQLWDLDTFQRKRKLTVRQPVDIQRVFFLPFSNTILSCFSDDSIFAWESDTLSCKYQLPVPDSGSQISYKAFAVSHDGRSLAAGGRSNLIHLWCLDSQQLVRVIQMPTQVRTVRQLEFLADCFDRGANQTLGVLSQDGVMQFINIQTCKLLFHMGSRRNPINTVAIGPNGRHMAAIMDNGSINVYNIQSLTQGIHKPPSSQVAVISGGDDDQELPKLKVRDRPDVLQKSAKRSGRQSQAKISPGFSLDDKENEQAACLNKKRMVALLKEFGEYPAKYRMFVWRSLLLLPENYTAYSCLTDKGPHSAFLTLHNKYPIKSHRLQRCLQRVLSALAHWAAIFGEVEYLPLIAFPFVKLFQNNPLLCFEVLATFIVNWCQHWFEYFPNPPLNILCMVENVLAHHDKELLQHLVGCGITSQLYVWPLLETLFSEVLTRDEWLRLFDSVFSNHPSFLLMACVAYITCCRGPLLHCTQKHDFEYFFHHRNTLNMGMMIKEAYCIMDSTPSDIHPRNMLSDFTPLPKGHYPVFNHYPEFIVEYQNREREKIRLEEMERHCKRGEVSAPHTDFVRGNAEVETFYTQKEEDHRRNILAQEEEKLTRQMEKLAAMKRDLKAKELQVLEPSSRRFFQQQLDRGASKIQEPEQEIRRLEQMEGRLDREGDREMAMRRAGTEKNTDLLHSTHTNVQALEASPAEVRQLGLQSDFQSEVGERLKWLDAEQERETAKLRELQKQNLAEEARLADTMRDVVGRQWDEVMNTRAQVQERSRQQLSADAALLPVRKRQMAGFPHRPSRTSAAMVGSGAASQVVGPSVTTSPIEKGTRMVCLNSSSPSGSMSTNFSLDRGRAHLDSSERQLLKEVRELRQRLACRAREDSCASSQSPHTPLSHRHI